A single window of Pseudarthrobacter psychrotolerans DNA harbors:
- a CDS encoding FadR/GntR family transcriptional regulator — protein sequence MARKSLVGVVADELLDRIIAGDFPPGSSVPGELELSARHEVSRMTVREAMKTLEAQRILSVERGRGTFVNPLNRWSSLEAVLRAASEGQNEAAASVQLIELRRMLEAGACELAAARISDADIQALFGYVASMRAAHKVNDVAAFVEADLAFHDLILRASENVFVAVLFAPLHRVLEKRRAETSAVPTIQEHAIGHHQNIAEALESRNPSRSREAMDLHMQQTLDDLKNLVLEAP from the coding sequence ATGGCACGGAAATCACTGGTGGGCGTTGTTGCAGACGAACTCCTGGACCGGATCATTGCCGGGGACTTTCCGCCCGGATCCAGCGTGCCCGGAGAGCTTGAACTCAGCGCCAGGCACGAGGTGAGCCGGATGACGGTGCGCGAGGCCATGAAGACCCTGGAAGCGCAGCGCATCCTCAGCGTGGAACGCGGCCGCGGCACGTTCGTTAACCCGTTGAACCGCTGGTCTTCGCTGGAAGCTGTCCTGCGTGCCGCGTCGGAGGGCCAGAACGAAGCCGCCGCCTCCGTGCAGCTCATTGAACTTCGCCGAATGCTGGAAGCCGGGGCGTGCGAACTCGCGGCGGCCCGGATCAGTGACGCCGACATCCAGGCGCTGTTCGGCTATGTAGCGTCGATGCGGGCCGCCCATAAGGTCAATGACGTTGCCGCCTTTGTGGAGGCTGACCTGGCATTCCATGACCTGATCCTGCGCGCCTCGGAGAACGTCTTTGTGGCGGTCCTTTTTGCGCCGCTGCACCGGGTGCTGGAAAAGCGCCGGGCCGAAACATCGGCCGTGCCCACCATCCAGGAGCACGCTATCGGGCACCACCAGAACATTGCCGAGGCGCTGGAATCACGCAACCCAAGCCGGTCGCGGGAAGCCATGGACCTGCACATGCAGCAGACCCTGGATGACCTCAAGAACCTGGTGCTCGAAGCGCCCTGA
- a CDS encoding aldo/keto reductase has protein sequence MSEIPLNNGVTIPQLGFGVFQVPPEDTQRIVEDALAAGYRHIDTAAGYRNEAGVGAAIAASGIPREEIFVTTKLRNGDQDRARDAFQDTRTALGLDFVDLYLIHWPVPSQGLYVQAWKELENLYAAKEIRAIGVSNFLSDHLDTLLESTDVVPAVNQIELHPSYQQAELAAKSRALGIAVEAYSPLGQGGDLNGNAVTAVAQAHDATTAQVVLAWHLAAGTIVIPKSVNPSRIRENFAAASLTLTDDELASITALERGARIGSDPAVAAFTQL, from the coding sequence ATGTCAGAAATCCCGCTGAACAACGGCGTCACCATCCCCCAGCTCGGCTTCGGCGTTTTCCAGGTTCCGCCGGAAGACACCCAGCGGATTGTTGAGGATGCCCTGGCAGCCGGCTACCGCCACATTGACACCGCCGCCGGGTACCGCAACGAAGCAGGCGTGGGCGCGGCCATCGCTGCCTCGGGCATCCCGCGCGAGGAAATCTTCGTGACCACCAAGCTCCGCAACGGCGACCAGGACCGGGCCCGGGACGCGTTCCAGGACACCCGCACAGCGCTGGGTCTCGACTTCGTGGACCTCTACCTCATCCACTGGCCGGTTCCGTCGCAGGGGCTCTATGTCCAGGCATGGAAGGAGCTGGAGAACTTGTATGCCGCCAAGGAGATCCGCGCCATCGGCGTCTCGAACTTCCTCTCGGACCACCTGGACACCCTGCTCGAATCCACGGACGTGGTACCCGCCGTGAACCAGATCGAGCTGCACCCCAGCTACCAGCAGGCCGAACTTGCCGCCAAGAGCCGCGCCCTCGGGATTGCCGTGGAGGCCTACAGCCCGCTGGGCCAGGGCGGCGACCTCAACGGAAACGCCGTCACCGCTGTCGCGCAGGCGCACGACGCCACCACCGCCCAGGTGGTCCTTGCCTGGCACCTTGCCGCGGGCACCATCGTCATTCCCAAGTCGGTTAACCCGTCCCGTATCCGCGAAAACTTCGCGGCCGCGTCCCTGACACTGACCGACGACGAGCTCGCGTCGATCACGGCTCTCGAGCGGGGCGCGCGCATCGGTTCCGATCCCGCCGTCGCCGCTTTCACGCAGCTGTAG
- a CDS encoding helix-turn-helix transcriptional regulator, giving the protein MGQSAEFGKFLKAMRSRLSPDDAGAEATSGARRVPGLRREEVARLAGVSTDYYIRLEQGRNIHPSRSVLDSVFRALRLDAGQHTHMMDLLENCAASPRSPGPAQTVQTVRPALRQLLEAVGDIPAVVLGRRTDVLAGNRMAYLLFTDFRDLPAHERNLTRWLVLDPSARELFRDWKTVAAEAAGALRVDVGRHPNDPQANQLVGELAVHSEHFRQWWAGHRVATRSAGNVRLHHPAVGDLELNFENLVLPDDPDQTLRMYSAKPGSPSSDALALLSLGAEANAESAQPPRAAAGAPPPVPENRE; this is encoded by the coding sequence ATGGGTCAGAGCGCCGAGTTCGGAAAATTCCTGAAGGCCATGCGGTCCCGGCTGAGCCCGGACGACGCGGGGGCGGAAGCCACCTCCGGCGCCCGCCGGGTTCCTGGCCTGCGGCGCGAGGAAGTGGCACGGCTTGCAGGTGTCAGCACGGACTACTACATCCGACTGGAGCAGGGCAGGAACATCCACCCCTCGCGCTCTGTACTGGATTCCGTGTTCCGCGCCCTCCGGCTGGACGCAGGCCAACACACGCACATGATGGATCTCCTGGAAAACTGCGCCGCCAGTCCACGTTCACCCGGACCGGCGCAGACAGTGCAGACAGTACGGCCGGCCCTCCGGCAGCTCCTGGAAGCGGTGGGGGACATCCCGGCCGTGGTGCTGGGCCGCCGGACCGACGTGCTGGCGGGGAACCGTATGGCCTATCTGTTGTTCACGGATTTTCGGGACCTGCCGGCGCACGAACGCAACCTCACCCGGTGGCTGGTCCTCGATCCCAGTGCCCGGGAACTCTTCCGAGACTGGAAAACGGTGGCCGCGGAAGCGGCCGGTGCCCTCCGCGTGGATGTCGGCCGGCATCCCAACGACCCGCAGGCCAACCAGCTGGTCGGCGAACTCGCTGTCCACAGCGAGCATTTCCGCCAATGGTGGGCAGGGCACCGCGTGGCCACGCGGTCCGCCGGCAACGTACGGCTCCATCATCCCGCCGTCGGAGACCTGGAACTGAACTTTGAAAACCTGGTCCTTCCGGACGACCCCGACCAGACGCTGAGGATGTATTCCGCAAAACCAGGCTCGCCGTCGTCGGACGCCCTGGCGTTGCTGAGCCTTGGCGCGGAGGCCAATGCGGAGTCGGCGCAGCCGCCGCGGGCTGCAGCCGGGGCGCCGCCCCCTGTGCCCGAAAACCGGGAGTAA
- a CDS encoding dodecin produces the protein MSNHTYSITEIVGTSEEGVDAAVRNGIAEASKTLRNLDWFEVKEIRGHLKDGQVADWQVRVKLGFRHEG, from the coding sequence TTGTCCAACCACACGTACAGCATTACTGAAATTGTCGGCACCTCCGAAGAGGGTGTGGACGCGGCCGTCCGGAACGGGATCGCCGAGGCCTCCAAGACCTTGCGCAACCTTGACTGGTTCGAAGTGAAGGAAATCCGCGGCCATCTCAAAGATGGCCAGGTTGCCGACTGGCAGGTGCGGGTCAAGCTCGGTTTCCGCCACGAAGGCTGA
- a CDS encoding nuclear transport factor 2 family protein, with translation MVEANANENVVNRLIECINSRHIEVMDELFHDDAVMHWPQSGELVRGAENRRGIYNAFPQLPTITPRRMLSGGNLVVAEALLDYNGPQYETVFIFEFRDGRIARETAYWSETFEAPEWRAQWVENA, from the coding sequence GTGGTTGAAGCAAACGCTAATGAGAACGTGGTCAACCGGCTGATTGAGTGCATTAACAGCCGTCACATCGAGGTCATGGACGAGCTGTTTCACGATGACGCGGTGATGCACTGGCCGCAATCCGGGGAGCTAGTGCGCGGCGCGGAAAACCGGCGGGGAATCTACAACGCCTTCCCGCAGCTGCCCACTATTACGCCACGCCGCATGCTGAGCGGCGGAAACCTGGTGGTGGCCGAAGCCCTGCTGGACTACAACGGGCCGCAGTACGAGACGGTGTTCATTTTCGAGTTCCGGGACGGCAGGATTGCCAGGGAGACGGCTTACTGGAGCGAAACCTTCGAGGCACCCGAATGGCGGGCCCAGTGGGTTGAAAACGCCTAG
- a CDS encoding YtxH domain-containing protein, translated as MKSKLLLGIGIAAGYVLGSRSGRAAYDKLKARAASIWDSKPVQDKVSAATEAIKEKAPDVADQLGEAARRAGTVISSAVHHDAASGNSKSKTSDAGASAGASGTAAAGTAAAGTAAFGDHVPAPARTRKR; from the coding sequence ATGAAATCAAAACTTCTTTTGGGTATTGGCATCGCGGCTGGTTACGTCCTGGGATCACGGTCCGGCCGGGCAGCGTACGACAAGCTCAAGGCCAGGGCGGCGAGCATCTGGGACAGCAAGCCGGTCCAGGACAAAGTCAGTGCCGCCACGGAGGCCATCAAGGAGAAGGCTCCCGACGTGGCGGACCAGCTGGGTGAGGCCGCGCGCCGGGCGGGCACAGTCATCAGCTCCGCCGTCCACCACGACGCTGCGTCGGGTAACAGCAAGTCCAAAACGTCCGACGCCGGTGCTTCGGCGGGTGCCTCCGGAACCGCTGCAGCTGGTACTGCTGCGGCCGGTACTGCTGCGTTTGGCGATCACGTTCCCGCCCCAGCACGCACCCGGAAACGGTAA
- a CDS encoding DM13 domain-containing protein, giving the protein MSRTQTPNRRRTWIIAAAVAAVGLVIGLVLFKPWLLFVDVKVDEQLPIVASGPAQAQPVTPTPFAPTPTPAPMPAGPVQLAVGTLISHEHTTTGTVRIVQQPDGVRLLTLENLDTSNGPDVHVWLSAAHVVEGTAGWFTAGSADYYDLGLIKGNQGNQVYRIPADVDLSKYPSVDLWCVQFSVSFGAAELVS; this is encoded by the coding sequence ATGAGCAGAACGCAAACTCCAAACCGGCGCCGGACCTGGATCATCGCGGCGGCCGTTGCGGCTGTGGGACTGGTGATTGGGCTTGTGCTGTTCAAGCCCTGGCTCCTCTTTGTGGACGTGAAGGTGGATGAACAGCTCCCCATCGTGGCCAGCGGTCCCGCGCAAGCACAACCGGTCACGCCCACACCCTTTGCACCGACTCCGACGCCGGCACCCATGCCTGCAGGCCCCGTGCAGCTCGCTGTGGGTACTCTGATCAGCCATGAACACACGACCACGGGAACTGTCCGGATCGTCCAGCAGCCTGACGGGGTCAGGCTCCTCACGCTCGAAAACCTGGATACTTCCAATGGTCCGGATGTGCACGTTTGGTTAAGTGCCGCGCATGTGGTGGAAGGGACGGCCGGGTGGTTCACCGCCGGCTCCGCTGATTACTACGACCTCGGCCTGATCAAGGGAAACCAGGGCAATCAGGTTTACCGGATTCCCGCCGACGTTGATCTGTCGAAGTACCCGTCGGTAGACCTGTGGTGCGTTCAGTTCAGCGTGTCGTTCGGTGCCGCCGAGCTGGTCAGCTGA
- a CDS encoding NAD(P)-dependent oxidoreductase — MTSNYTITVLGLGAMGLPMATRLASELTVHGFDIAEPRLKLAEEAGIRTFASAREASKGADALLLAVRNGEQLNDVLFGENGVASVLEPGAVVILGSTVGTEAIPATVEKLAEYGVELVDAPLSGGPKRAGEGDLLIVVGASPEAREKARPALELLASTLTVVGDKPGDGQALKTVNQLLCGIHIAAAAEAMALADALGLDQAKTLAALEAGAAGSFMLSNRGPRILEAYTEEGAEVLSRLDIFVKDMGIVGKATRAAGLAAPVAAAAEQLYLLGQAQGLAAADDSAVIKVIAPTKRTA; from the coding sequence ATGACCAGCAACTACACCATCACCGTCCTGGGCCTCGGTGCCATGGGCCTGCCCATGGCCACCCGCCTGGCCAGCGAGCTCACCGTCCACGGCTTCGACATCGCCGAGCCGCGCCTCAAGCTCGCCGAAGAAGCCGGCATCCGCACCTTCGCGTCCGCCCGGGAAGCCTCCAAGGGCGCCGACGCACTGCTCCTGGCGGTCCGCAACGGCGAGCAGCTCAACGATGTCCTCTTCGGCGAGAACGGTGTGGCCTCCGTGCTGGAACCGGGCGCCGTCGTCATCCTGGGCAGCACCGTGGGCACCGAAGCCATCCCCGCGACGGTAGAGAAGCTGGCCGAATACGGCGTTGAGCTCGTGGACGCGCCGCTGTCCGGCGGCCCCAAGCGCGCCGGCGAAGGCGACCTGCTGATCGTCGTCGGCGCCTCCCCGGAAGCCCGGGAAAAGGCCCGCCCGGCCCTCGAACTGCTGGCCTCCACGCTCACCGTGGTGGGCGACAAGCCCGGCGACGGTCAGGCCCTCAAGACCGTCAACCAGCTCCTCTGCGGCATCCACATCGCCGCCGCCGCCGAGGCCATGGCCCTAGCCGACGCCCTCGGCCTGGACCAGGCCAAGACCCTCGCAGCCCTCGAGGCCGGCGCGGCAGGTTCGTTCATGCTCTCCAACCGTGGCCCGCGCATCCTGGAGGCCTACACCGAGGAAGGCGCCGAGGTCCTGTCCCGCCTGGACATCTTCGTCAAGGACATGGGCATCGTCGGCAAGGCCACCCGCGCCGCAGGCCTGGCAGCCCCCGTTGCCGCCGCCGCCGAGCAGCTGTACCTCCTGGGCCAGGCCCAGGGCCTCGCCGCCGCCGACGATTCCGCAGTCATCAAGGTTATTGCGCCCACCAAGCGCACCGCCTAA
- a CDS encoding putative protein N(5)-glutamine methyltransferase encodes MSATEFHVESLLGIAERLRSAGCVFAEEEAQLLLTAMSGPAQIAAAVEKRVAGYPLEHILGWAEFCGLRIELAAGVFVPRRRTGLLVNEAVALLSADPTRECRDGSEPAVVVDLCCGSGAVGAAIASRIAGLELHAADIDPVAVDCARRNIGRMGGQVHRGDLFEALPPAIKGRIRVLAVNAPYVPTGAIDSMPHEARDHEPLWSLDGGPDGLDFHRRVAAEANEWLRPGGNLIIETSERQAARTSSILARAGFAVRTVRSEELDGTVVVGRARP; translated from the coding sequence ATGTCAGCCACTGAATTTCATGTTGAGTCCCTTTTGGGGATCGCTGAGCGGCTTCGCTCGGCCGGGTGCGTCTTTGCGGAGGAGGAAGCCCAACTTCTCCTGACCGCAATGTCCGGTCCGGCCCAGATCGCTGCCGCGGTGGAGAAGCGCGTTGCCGGGTATCCACTGGAGCACATCCTCGGCTGGGCAGAGTTCTGCGGACTCCGGATTGAGCTCGCTGCCGGGGTTTTTGTCCCGCGCCGCCGCACCGGTCTCTTGGTGAATGAGGCCGTAGCCCTGCTCTCGGCGGACCCGACGCGGGAGTGCCGGGATGGTTCGGAGCCCGCCGTCGTTGTGGACCTTTGTTGCGGGTCCGGTGCCGTGGGTGCTGCCATCGCCTCCCGGATTGCAGGCCTGGAACTCCATGCGGCGGACATTGACCCGGTCGCGGTGGACTGCGCCCGCCGGAACATTGGCCGCATGGGTGGTCAGGTCCACCGGGGCGACCTGTTCGAGGCACTCCCGCCCGCCATCAAGGGGCGGATCCGTGTGCTGGCTGTCAACGCCCCCTATGTCCCCACCGGTGCTATCGATTCCATGCCGCACGAGGCACGCGACCACGAACCGTTGTGGTCGCTCGACGGCGGCCCGGACGGACTCGACTTCCACCGCCGCGTCGCTGCCGAGGCCAACGAATGGCTGCGGCCGGGCGGGAACCTCATCATCGAAACCAGCGAGCGGCAGGCCGCCCGGACGTCGTCGATCCTGGCGAGGGCGGGCTTCGCGGTCAGAACCGTCCGCTCGGAAGAACTGGACGGCACCGTTGTAGTCGGACGGGCCCGGCCTTAG
- a CDS encoding aldo/keto reductase has translation MQYTHLGRSGLKVSRLCLGTMNFGPHTDEADAHHIMDSALDAGINFFDTANVYGGSGHRGWTEEIIGRWFAKGGERRERTVLATKLYGTMTDRPNESKLSALNIRRALDASLKRLQTDYIDVYQFHHIDRDTPWDEIWQAIEVAVQQGKILYSGSSNFAGWHIAQAQEAARRRNYTGLVSEQSIYNLFRREVELEVIPAAQQYGLGLIPWSPLQGGLLGGVLKKERMGVRRIEGRAAETLTKHRDQIQQFEDFADILGNEPGDIALAWLLHQPAVTAPIVGPRTQEQLDAGIRALEVTLDADALKRLDDIFPGHRPAPEDYAW, from the coding sequence ATGCAGTACACGCACCTGGGCCGCTCCGGCCTGAAAGTCTCCCGCCTGTGCCTGGGCACCATGAATTTTGGCCCTCACACCGACGAGGCTGACGCCCACCACATCATGGATTCGGCCCTGGACGCCGGCATCAACTTCTTCGACACAGCCAACGTCTATGGCGGCAGCGGGCACCGAGGCTGGACCGAGGAAATCATCGGCCGCTGGTTCGCCAAGGGCGGTGAGCGCCGCGAACGGACCGTCCTGGCCACCAAGTTGTACGGCACCATGACCGACCGCCCCAACGAGTCCAAGCTGTCCGCGCTGAACATCCGGCGTGCCCTGGACGCCAGCCTGAAGCGCCTGCAGACGGACTACATCGATGTGTACCAGTTCCATCACATCGACAGGGACACACCCTGGGACGAGATCTGGCAGGCCATCGAAGTGGCCGTCCAGCAGGGCAAGATCCTCTACTCGGGCAGCAGCAACTTCGCCGGCTGGCACATCGCCCAGGCACAGGAAGCGGCCCGCCGCCGGAACTACACCGGGTTGGTCAGCGAGCAGTCCATCTACAACCTGTTCCGCCGCGAAGTGGAACTCGAGGTCATCCCCGCGGCACAGCAGTACGGCCTGGGCCTGATCCCGTGGTCCCCGCTCCAGGGCGGGCTGCTGGGCGGCGTCCTGAAGAAGGAACGCATGGGCGTCCGGCGCATCGAAGGGCGCGCGGCGGAAACGCTCACGAAGCACCGGGACCAGATCCAGCAGTTTGAGGATTTCGCGGACATCCTGGGGAATGAACCCGGTGACATCGCGCTCGCCTGGCTGCTGCACCAGCCTGCCGTCACCGCACCGATCGTGGGGCCGCGCACGCAGGAACAACTCGACGCCGGCATCCGGGCGTTGGAGGTCACCCTCGACGCCGACGCGCTCAAGCGGCTCGACGACATCTTCCCAGGCCACCGCCCGGCACCGGAGGATTACGCATGGTGA
- a CDS encoding class II fructose-bisphosphate aldolase: MRTRLDHLVTTALQQGSAVPAFTCYDFTTALAVVGAAEDAGHGVILLVAPKTAATSNGLRLIAALRGLADAASVPVAVQLDHATDLKVMADAVAAGADSVLADGSSLPYEDNIALVREARAVLGAGVVLEAELGGLAGDEDRAFGADEAGVAVAGLTDSAQVEDFVARTGAELLAVAVGNVHGKYKGEPQLRWDVLQDIAVRTHIPLVLHGASGIPAGELVKAAAMNVGKVNFNTELRTGVLSTLQEQLPAHRADGENLQGLLGHWNTSAREFATSALGMLTR; this comes from the coding sequence ATGCGCACCCGACTCGATCACCTCGTCACCACAGCCCTCCAGCAGGGCTCGGCCGTTCCCGCCTTCACCTGCTACGACTTCACCACGGCGCTCGCCGTTGTGGGCGCGGCCGAGGACGCGGGCCACGGGGTCATCCTGCTGGTGGCCCCCAAAACGGCCGCCACGTCCAACGGCCTGCGGCTGATCGCCGCGCTCCGCGGCCTGGCAGACGCCGCGTCCGTTCCGGTGGCGGTCCAGCTGGACCACGCGACGGACCTCAAGGTGATGGCCGACGCCGTCGCCGCGGGGGCGGATTCGGTCCTCGCGGACGGCTCGTCGTTGCCGTATGAGGACAACATTGCGCTGGTCCGTGAGGCGCGCGCCGTGCTGGGTGCCGGCGTCGTGCTTGAAGCGGAACTGGGCGGTCTGGCCGGCGACGAGGACCGGGCCTTCGGCGCGGACGAGGCCGGGGTCGCAGTGGCTGGCCTGACTGATTCGGCGCAGGTGGAGGACTTTGTGGCCCGGACCGGCGCGGAACTGCTGGCTGTTGCGGTGGGCAATGTCCACGGCAAGTACAAGGGTGAGCCGCAGCTGCGCTGGGATGTCCTGCAGGACATTGCCGTGCGGACACATATCCCGCTGGTGCTCCACGGCGCGTCCGGTATTCCGGCGGGGGAGCTGGTCAAGGCTGCCGCGATGAACGTGGGCAAGGTGAACTTCAATACCGAGCTCCGCACCGGAGTGCTGTCCACGCTCCAGGAGCAGTTGCCGGCGCACCGGGCCGACGGCGAGAACCTCCAGGGCCTGCTGGGCCACTGGAACACCTCGGCCAGGGAATTCGCCACGTCCGCGCTGGGCATGCTCACCCGCTGA
- a CDS encoding GlsB/YeaQ/YmgE family stress response membrane protein, which yields MGFFAFLILGLIAGAIAKAILPGKQGGGWIITLILGVVGAFLGGWLGGMIFGTGLQEFFSLQTWLLAIAGSIIVLLVYGMVTKRSVRS from the coding sequence ATGGGTTTCTTTGCATTTTTGATTCTTGGCCTTATTGCCGGCGCCATCGCTAAGGCAATCCTTCCAGGCAAGCAGGGTGGCGGCTGGATCATCACCCTCATCCTGGGCGTCGTCGGTGCATTCCTCGGCGGCTGGCTTGGCGGAATGATTTTCGGTACCGGCCTGCAGGAGTTCTTCTCGCTGCAGACCTGGCTACTCGCGATCGCAGGCTCGATCATCGTGCTGCTGGTTTACGGCATGGTCACGAAGCGCAGCGTCCGCAGCTAG
- a CDS encoding aldo/keto reductase, producing the protein MTLSPLITLNDGHSIPQLGLGTWPLDDEQVTAAVVHALEAGYRHIDTAVKYGNEEGVGNGIRASGVNRSEIFVTTKLDGQFQGEDRAVAGLEGSLTRLGLDYVDLLLIHWPLPARDDFVSTWKTFERLQAEGKVRSIGVSNFKPAHLERLLAETDVVPAVNQIQLSPAITREAEREFNAGHGIVTESYSPLGGAGASVLTAPLLRQLGEKYDKTPAQLVLRWHIEKGLVVIPKSGNPERMRENLDIFDFSLDRQDLAELAILDEGPGAGNDSDATGH; encoded by the coding sequence ATGACACTCTCACCGCTCATCACGCTCAATGACGGCCACAGCATCCCGCAGCTGGGGCTCGGCACCTGGCCGCTGGACGACGAACAGGTGACTGCCGCCGTCGTACATGCCCTGGAAGCGGGGTACCGGCACATCGATACGGCAGTGAAATACGGCAATGAGGAAGGTGTTGGGAACGGCATCCGCGCAAGCGGGGTGAACCGAAGCGAAATCTTCGTCACCACCAAGCTGGACGGCCAGTTCCAAGGCGAGGACCGCGCGGTGGCGGGGCTGGAGGGGTCGCTGACCCGCCTGGGGCTGGACTACGTGGACCTGCTGCTGATCCACTGGCCGCTCCCTGCACGGGATGATTTCGTTTCGACGTGGAAAACGTTCGAGCGGCTGCAGGCGGAGGGCAAAGTCCGGTCCATCGGCGTCTCCAACTTCAAGCCGGCACACCTGGAACGGCTGCTGGCCGAAACCGACGTTGTGCCGGCGGTGAACCAGATCCAGCTGAGCCCGGCGATTACCCGCGAGGCGGAACGGGAGTTCAATGCGGGGCACGGAATTGTCACCGAATCGTACAGCCCGCTGGGCGGGGCGGGGGCCAGCGTGCTGACCGCTCCCCTCCTTCGGCAGCTGGGCGAAAAATACGACAAGACCCCGGCTCAACTCGTGCTGCGCTGGCACATTGAGAAGGGACTTGTAGTCATTCCAAAATCGGGAAATCCCGAGCGGATGCGGGAAAACCTGGACATCTTCGACTTCTCCCTGGATCGGCAGGATCTCGCGGAACTTGCCATCCTGGACGAGGGGCCCGGCGCCGGCAACGATTCGGACGCAACAGGGCACTGA
- a CDS encoding GntP family transporter, protein MNHLMNPLIVRAADAPAIKPAVELGTPLLLTIAAIGIAVLLVMIIRFKIQAFVALLTVSIAVAVASQIPLKDVFTVVANGVGGTMGKVALLIALGAVLGRMIEVSGGVQSLAAHFTEKLGAKRVAVALTAVGFLVAIPVFFEVGIIVLVPIVYAFAKIANVHPVKFGLPMAGIMLSIHVAVPPHPGIVAGAGVFGADIGLITLISLLICIPLGFLSYWVASIMNRKEYELLPGVKAQVDEFGSDSLVKVGHEGPGAVGIAPPRPALIIFLIAAPIVQILIGTLGTLTIPKDNSWYGLAAFIGNPFFALLVAVALSFFLLAVRRNWSLKETGEIFEGALPPIASILMVVAAGGVFGEVLRTSGIGAALSQTLDHLGLPVIVLGFVISLALRAAQGSATVAIVTTTGLLTSAVMEGGYSPAQIAVIVIAIGFGALGLSHVTDAGFWTVVRYYGLTVSDGLKTWTVLTTILGVAGFALTYVAWILVGGLSV, encoded by the coding sequence ATGAACCACCTGATGAACCCCCTGATAGTGCGGGCGGCCGACGCCCCGGCTATCAAACCGGCAGTAGAACTTGGCACTCCGCTGCTGCTCACCATCGCGGCGATCGGCATCGCCGTCCTGCTGGTGATGATCATCCGCTTCAAGATCCAGGCCTTCGTGGCCCTGCTGACCGTGAGCATCGCCGTGGCCGTGGCCTCGCAGATCCCGCTGAAGGACGTCTTCACCGTCGTCGCCAACGGTGTGGGCGGAACCATGGGCAAGGTAGCCCTGCTGATCGCGCTCGGCGCGGTCCTGGGCCGGATGATCGAGGTTTCCGGCGGCGTCCAGTCGCTCGCGGCGCACTTCACCGAGAAGCTCGGCGCCAAGCGCGTCGCGGTGGCGCTCACCGCCGTCGGCTTCCTGGTGGCCATCCCCGTGTTCTTTGAGGTGGGCATCATTGTGCTCGTCCCGATCGTCTACGCCTTTGCGAAGATCGCCAACGTGCACCCGGTCAAGTTCGGTCTGCCCATGGCCGGCATTATGCTCTCCATCCACGTCGCCGTGCCGCCGCACCCGGGCATCGTAGCCGGCGCCGGCGTGTTCGGCGCCGACATCGGGCTCATCACGCTCATCTCGCTTCTCATCTGCATCCCGCTCGGTTTCCTGTCCTACTGGGTTGCCAGCATCATGAACCGCAAAGAGTACGAGCTCCTCCCCGGCGTCAAGGCCCAGGTGGACGAATTCGGCTCCGACTCCCTGGTCAAGGTTGGCCACGAAGGCCCCGGTGCCGTCGGCATCGCCCCGCCGCGTCCGGCCCTGATCATCTTCCTGATCGCCGCGCCGATCGTGCAGATCCTCATCGGCACCCTGGGCACGCTCACCATCCCCAAGGACAACTCCTGGTACGGCCTCGCTGCCTTCATTGGCAACCCGTTCTTCGCCCTCCTGGTGGCCGTTGCGCTGTCCTTCTTCCTGCTGGCGGTCCGCCGCAACTGGTCCCTGAAGGAAACCGGCGAGATCTTCGAAGGCGCGCTGCCTCCCATCGCGTCCATCCTGATGGTTGTGGCCGCCGGCGGCGTGTTCGGCGAGGTCCTGCGGACCTCCGGCATCGGTGCCGCCCTGTCCCAGACGCTGGACCACCTGGGCCTGCCGGTGATTGTGCTCGGCTTCGTCATCTCCCTGGCACTGCGTGCAGCCCAGGGTTCGGCAACCGTCGCCATCGTCACCACCACCGGCCTGCTGACTTCCGCGGTGATGGAAGGCGGCTACTCGCCGGCACAGATCGCCGTCATCGTGATCGCCATCGGCTTCGGCGCGCTCGGCCTGTCCCACGTGACCGACGCCGGATTCTGGACCGTGGTGCGCTACTACGGCCTCACCGTTTCCGACGGCCTGAAGACCTGGACCGTCCTCACCACCATCCTTGGCGTGGCCGGCTTCGCCCTGACCTACGTGGCCTGGATCCTCGTGGGAGGCCTGAGCGTCTGA